A single window of Desulfovibrio sp. G11 DNA harbors:
- a CDS encoding putative sulfate exporter family transporter: MASPKAAFNEDKVALLIGCLVFVLALGKMVGLDMMGWVVRVGMWVDNPLTAWKAATWKWLPGWGSLLVSYVVITTLLAVGIKLIKGNVPSFIRGFTIIFFMAIACYTAGANAYIAANPTQLAKQGIPWALGLSTEAGLIVALVVGILVGNITPKFAESLREACRPELFVKIAIVIMGAELGVKAADAAGFAGHIIFRGLCAIVEAYLLYWCVVYYVARKHFKFNKEWAAPLASGISICGVSAAIATGGAIRARPVVPIMVSSLVVVFTCIEMLILPFVAQQFLSTEPLVAGAWMGLAVKSDGGAIASGAITESLILAKMAGQGINWEPGWVVMVTTTVKIFIDVFIGVWALVLAYVWTAKFDKTRGERTMTWGDVMDRFPRFVLGYIGTFLILLFMCLSSPELHKLGKSLSGTINGFRVLFFLMTFFTIGVVSNFRKLREEGIGRLAVVYVVCLFGFIIWVGLFISYAFFHGMTPPVIGG, encoded by the coding sequence ATGGCATCACCAAAGGCAGCATTTAACGAAGACAAAGTTGCCCTGCTTATCGGCTGCCTTGTCTTCGTTTTAGCGCTCGGCAAAATGGTCGGCCTGGATATGATGGGCTGGGTCGTGCGCGTTGGCATGTGGGTTGATAACCCGCTTACCGCCTGGAAGGCCGCAACGTGGAAGTGGCTGCCCGGCTGGGGTTCGCTGCTGGTCAGCTATGTGGTCATCACCACCCTGCTGGCTGTGGGCATCAAGCTTATCAAAGGCAATGTGCCCAGCTTCATTCGCGGCTTCACCATCATCTTCTTCATGGCCATCGCCTGCTACACGGCCGGGGCCAACGCCTACATCGCGGCCAACCCCACGCAGCTCGCCAAGCAGGGCATTCCGTGGGCCTTGGGCCTCAGCACTGAAGCTGGTCTTATCGTGGCTCTGGTTGTCGGTATTCTTGTGGGCAACATTACCCCCAAGTTTGCCGAAAGCCTGCGTGAAGCCTGCCGGCCCGAGCTTTTCGTTAAGATCGCCATTGTTATCATGGGTGCCGAACTGGGCGTGAAAGCCGCTGATGCCGCCGGTTTTGCCGGTCACATCATTTTCCGCGGTCTTTGCGCCATCGTTGAAGCTTACCTGCTCTACTGGTGCGTTGTTTACTACGTTGCCCGTAAGCACTTCAAGTTCAACAAGGAATGGGCTGCCCCTCTTGCTTCCGGTATCTCCATCTGCGGCGTCTCCGCGGCCATTGCTACCGGCGGCGCCATCCGCGCCCGGCCTGTGGTGCCGATCATGGTGTCTTCGCTGGTCGTGGTGTTTACCTGCATCGAAATGCTGATCCTGCCTTTTGTGGCTCAGCAGTTCCTTTCCACCGAACCCCTGGTGGCCGGTGCCTGGATGGGCCTCGCTGTTAAGTCTGACGGCGGCGCCATCGCCAGCGGTGCCATCACCGAATCCCTTATTCTGGCCAAGATGGCCGGTCAGGGCATCAACTGGGAGCCGGGCTGGGTCGTGATGGTTACCACTACCGTCAAGATCTTCATTGACGTGTTCATCGGCGTGTGGGCCCTGGTGCTCGCTTACGTCTGGACCGCCAAGTTTGACAAAACCCGTGGCGAGCGCACCATGACCTGGGGCGACGTTATGGACCGTTTCCCCCGCTTCGTGCTGGGCTACATTGGCACCTTCCTGATCCTGCTGTTCATGTGCCTGTCCTCGCCCGAACTGCACAAGCTCGGCAAGAGCCTGTCCGGCACTATCAACGGGTTCCGTGTACTGTTCTTCCTCATGACCTTCTTCACCATCGGTGTGGTGTCCAACTTCCGCAAACTGCGTGAAGAAGGCATCGGTCGTCTGGCTGTTGTGTACGTGGTGTGCCTGTTCGGCTTCATCATCTGGGTGGGCCTGTTCATTTCCTACGCCTTCTTCCACGGCATGACCCCGCCTGTTATCGGCGGCTAG
- a CDS encoding AI-2E family transporter has translation MTQTMPRLLYLLAVLAWYLLLLPNPVTIFMAACLSCLTLPQYRKLRQKARAWRIRIERSRPDSRKRRLLISFVNSSPLYGYITMLIAALIVPIAVLVLLVSPQAAAGFTRLRELQANNFQLPVEWVNYIQQWRQSLTEHPRLERAFNDLLMRLDSFFDTAMGLLLSRGVDFLGGTMTVLWTSFLFVSLTVIFTIYSRRVRKITGRIFHISQSMLRRFITAIHRALRGIMLGIVLVALAQGFLCGVAFAVAGVNQPAFWGLLATLVAPIPMVGTALVWLPLCISLWFTGKSMAAIGLGLWGMLAVAGVDNVLRPLFLRQGIKAPFFVLIIAILCGLSSFGPVGLIAGPVLLAFAMQAVEEANRIYKYNA, from the coding sequence ATGACACAAACAATGCCCCGCTTGCTCTACCTGCTGGCCGTACTGGCCTGGTATCTGCTGCTGCTGCCCAATCCCGTCACAATCTTTATGGCGGCCTGTCTGTCTTGCCTCACCCTGCCGCAGTACCGCAAACTGCGGCAAAAAGCCCGGGCCTGGCGAATCCGCATTGAACGCAGCCGGCCGGATTCACGCAAGCGACGCCTTCTCATCTCCTTTGTCAATTCATCGCCGCTTTACGGATATATCACCATGCTGATAGCGGCCCTTATCGTTCCCATTGCCGTGCTGGTTCTTCTGGTATCGCCGCAGGCAGCAGCCGGTTTTACGCGGCTGCGTGAACTGCAGGCCAATAATTTTCAGTTGCCCGTTGAGTGGGTAAACTACATCCAGCAATGGAGGCAGAGCCTTACAGAGCATCCGCGCCTTGAGCGCGCCTTCAATGATCTGCTCATGCGGCTGGACAGCTTTTTTGATACTGCCATGGGTCTGCTGCTGTCGCGCGGCGTAGATTTCCTTGGGGGCACCATGACCGTGCTCTGGACCAGCTTTCTCTTTGTAAGCCTGACAGTGATATTTACCATCTATTCCCGCCGTGTACGCAAGATCACGGGCAGGATATTCCATATTTCCCAGTCCATGCTGCGGCGCTTCATCACGGCCATACACCGGGCGCTGCGCGGCATCATGCTGGGCATTGTTCTGGTAGCGCTGGCCCAGGGCTTTCTGTGCGGCGTCGCCTTTGCTGTGGCAGGCGTCAACCAGCCTGCCTTCTGGGGATTACTGGCGACACTGGTAGCCCCTATCCCCATGGTGGGCACAGCTCTTGTATGGCTGCCCCTGTGCATTTCGCTCTGGTTTACCGGCAAAAGCATGGCCGCCATAGGGTTGGGACTGTGGGGAATGCTGGCCGTAGCGGGTGTGGACAACGTACTGCGCCCTCTTTTTCTGCGGCAGGGTATCAAGGCCCCTTTCTTTGTGCTGATTATCGCCATCCTCTGTGGACTTTCCAGCTTTGGCCCGGTGGGGCTTATTGCCGGTCCCGTGCTGCTGGCCTTTGCCATGCAGGCTGTGGAGGAAGCAAACCGTATCTACAAGTACAATGCCTGA
- a CDS encoding IS30 family transposase: protein MGYAHLAREERYYICQAVKSGTSLRAIAKAIGRSVSTVSRELARNTGARGYRYRQAHKRSQKRQTSKGKKRIGLEVWTYVEQCLHQDFSPEQISGVLKRKGFALSHEWIYQYILADKKRGGTLHSHLRCQRKRKRRYGKPDRRGQIKGRISIDIRPSIVAERSRLGDWEADTVEGSKGGPVLVTLAERKSRLFLFGKAPNKSASEVRRVIEGLLTPIKDFVQTITYDNGKEFSYHADVSATLEAQGFFAHPYHSWERGLNENSNGLLRQYFPKGVSLASVTQDEIIAAMCRLNWRPRKCLGFKTPYEVFLEDANTQGLGVAL from the coding sequence ATGGGCTATGCACACCTTGCCAGGGAAGAACGGTACTACATCTGCCAGGCAGTGAAAAGTGGAACGTCACTGAGGGCCATAGCCAAAGCGATAGGCCGTAGCGTCTCAACTGTAAGCCGCGAACTTGCGCGAAATACCGGGGCGCGTGGCTACCGCTACAGGCAGGCACACAAGCGCAGTCAGAAAAGGCAGACCAGTAAAGGGAAGAAGCGCATTGGCCTTGAGGTATGGACGTATGTTGAACAGTGTCTGCACCAGGACTTCAGTCCGGAGCAAATCTCTGGAGTTCTCAAACGCAAAGGTTTTGCCCTCAGTCATGAATGGATTTACCAGTACATTCTGGCGGACAAAAAACGAGGAGGAACGCTGCACAGCCATTTGCGCTGCCAGCGCAAACGCAAACGACGATATGGCAAACCCGACAGACGAGGTCAAATCAAGGGGCGTATCAGCATAGACATACGCCCGTCCATTGTTGCCGAGCGCTCACGCCTTGGTGATTGGGAGGCTGATACCGTTGAAGGCAGTAAAGGAGGCCCCGTTTTGGTGACACTTGCAGAGCGTAAAAGTCGTCTTTTCCTGTTTGGCAAGGCTCCCAACAAAAGCGCCAGCGAAGTAAGGCGGGTCATTGAAGGACTCTTGACACCCATTAAGGACTTTGTTCAGACTATTACCTATGATAACGGCAAGGAGTTCAGCTACCATGCCGATGTGTCAGCTACACTCGAGGCTCAGGGATTTTTTGCGCACCCCTACCATTCGTGGGAGCGTGGCTTGAACGAGAACTCCAATGGCCTTCTACGCCAATACTTCCCCAAGGGGGTAAGCTTGGCATCGGTCACGCAAGATGAGATCATAGCGGCAATGTGCCGCTTGAACTGGCGGCCTAGAAAATGCCTTGGGTTTAAGACACCCTATGAAGTTTTTTTAGAAGACGCCAATACCCAAGGACTGGGTGTTGCACTTTGA
- a CDS encoding O-acetylhomoserine aminocarboxypropyltransferase/cysteine synthase family protein has translation MKTESLCLHAGYEPKNGEPRVVPIAQSTTFRYESTAAVARLFDLEDAGFFYTRLGNPTVDAVERKIAALEGGVGALCTSSGQAANLLALLNVARSGDHIVSASSIYGGTFNLFAVTLKKLGIEVTFVDQTASDEELEKAFRPNTKAVFGEVLTNPSMDVLDIERFAGLAHRHGLPLVVDSTFATPVLCRPFEYGADVVVHSTTKYMDGHALQMGGVIVDSGNFDWTGGKFSEFTEPDPSYHGLVYTEAFGRAAYIVKARVQLMRDMGCCQSPQGAFYINQGLETLPLRMERHCRNAETVAAYLANHPKVESVSYPRLPGNANKVLADKYLPDGCSGVISFSLGGGRDAGARFIDSLAMVSLEVHVADIRTCVLHPASSTHRQLTDEQLREAGINPGTVRLSVGLEHVDDIIADLDQALKQA, from the coding sequence ATGAAAACGGAATCTCTTTGTCTGCACGCCGGGTATGAGCCTAAAAATGGTGAGCCGCGTGTTGTGCCTATCGCCCAGAGCACCACATTCAGATATGAATCCACCGCAGCTGTGGCCAGGCTTTTTGACCTCGAGGATGCGGGATTTTTTTATACCCGCCTTGGTAATCCCACAGTAGATGCGGTAGAGCGCAAGATCGCGGCCCTTGAAGGCGGCGTGGGCGCCCTTTGCACATCCTCCGGGCAGGCGGCCAACCTGCTTGCCCTGCTTAATGTGGCGCGCAGCGGCGATCATATCGTCAGCGCTTCCAGCATTTATGGGGGTACATTCAACCTTTTTGCCGTCACCCTGAAAAAGCTCGGCATTGAAGTAACATTTGTGGATCAGACCGCTTCGGACGAAGAGCTTGAAAAAGCCTTCAGGCCCAATACGAAAGCGGTGTTCGGAGAGGTTCTGACAAATCCGTCCATGGACGTGCTGGATATAGAGCGTTTTGCCGGGCTGGCGCACAGGCATGGTCTGCCGCTTGTGGTGGACAGTACTTTTGCCACGCCCGTGCTGTGCCGCCCCTTTGAATACGGGGCGGATGTGGTCGTGCACTCCACCACAAAGTATATGGACGGGCATGCTCTACAAATGGGCGGTGTTATTGTGGATAGTGGGAATTTTGACTGGACTGGCGGCAAGTTTTCCGAATTCACCGAGCCGGATCCTTCCTATCACGGGCTGGTTTACACAGAAGCCTTTGGCCGTGCAGCCTATATCGTCAAGGCTCGTGTACAGCTTATGCGTGACATGGGCTGCTGCCAAAGCCCACAGGGAGCCTTTTACATTAATCAGGGCCTTGAAACTCTGCCACTGCGCATGGAGCGCCATTGCCGCAATGCCGAAACTGTGGCTGCCTACCTTGCAAACCATCCCAAGGTCGAGTCTGTCAGTTATCCACGTCTGCCGGGCAACGCCAACAAGGTGCTGGCCGATAAATACCTGCCCGACGGGTGCAGCGGCGTGATTTCCTTTTCGCTCGGCGGAGGGCGTGACGCCGGGGCGCGCTTTATCGACAGCCTTGCAATGGTTTCACTTGAAGTGCACGTGGCTGACATTCGCACCTGCGTATTACACCCGGCAAGCTCCACCCACCGGCAGTTGACCGATGAGCAATTGCGCGAGGCGGGCATAAATCCCGGCACAGTGCGTTTGTCTGTGGGGCTTGAGCATGTGGATGACATTATTGCGGATCTGGACCAGGCACTCAAGCAGGCGTAG
- a CDS encoding HyaD/HybD family hydrogenase maturation endopeptidase translates to MSKEKVLILGVGNILLTDEGFGVRAVEYLEAQYRWPENVTLMDGGTQGLMLMSILMDCDFLVVLDVVLGREAPGSIYLLEGEKLRQSLSFRDSMHQTDLVDTLVTCELAGHRPRALVFGMQPYDYKTMQVGLTSEAEARLPEFCAKVVAELVHHDICAEKI, encoded by the coding sequence ATGAGCAAAGAAAAAGTGCTTATCCTGGGTGTGGGCAATATTCTGCTGACCGATGAAGGCTTTGGGGTGCGGGCGGTGGAATACCTTGAGGCACAGTACCGTTGGCCTGAAAATGTGACTCTTATGGATGGCGGCACTCAAGGGCTGATGCTCATGAGCATACTTATGGATTGTGATTTTCTGGTGGTTCTGGACGTGGTATTGGGCCGAGAAGCGCCCGGATCCATATACTTGCTGGAAGGGGAAAAACTGCGGCAAAGCCTGAGCTTCAGAGATTCAATGCACCAGACCGATCTTGTAGACACGCTTGTAACCTGCGAACTGGCCGGTCACCGGCCACGAGCGCTTGTCTTCGGCATGCAGCCATATGACTACAAAACCATGCAGGTCGGGTTGACTTCAGAGGCAGAAGCCAGGTTGCCGGAGTTTTGCGCAAAAGTGGTGGCCGAGCTTGTTCATCACGACATTTGCGCCGAAAAAATCTGA
- a CDS encoding nickel-dependent hydrogenase large subunit — MSQVTKTPRSNYTGPIVVDPLTRIEGHLRIEVEVEGGVIKEARSCATLFRGIETILKGRDPRDAQHFTQRTCGVCTYTHALASTRCLEDAINKPIPANATYIRNLVLGNQFMHDHLVHFYHLHALDFVDVTSALLADPAKAAKLANSISPRKATTEEFAAVQAKLKTFVASGQLGPFTNAYFLGGHEGYYMDPEANLVCTAHYLQALRAQVEVAKGMAVFGAKNPHTQFTVAGGVTCYEALTPERIKQFRELYVKARAFIEEVYIPDLLLVASYYKDWGKIGGTNNFMAFGEFPAPGGERDLNSRWYKPGVIYDRKVGSVQPFDPSKIEEHVRHSWYEGKARAPFEGETNPHFTFMGDTDKYSWNKAPRYDGHAVETGPLAQMLVAYGHNHKTIKPTIDAVLGKLNLGPEALFSTLGRTAARGIQTLVIAQQMENWLNEYENNIVKDKQIVEDYAVPTSARGVGFADVSRGGLSHWMTIEDGKIDNFQLVVPTTWNLGPRDDKGVPSAAEAALVGTPVADPKRPVEILRTIHSFDPCIACSVHVIDGESNEVHDYKVL, encoded by the coding sequence ATGAGCCAAGTCACTAAAACGCCCCGGAGCAATTACACCGGTCCCATTGTGGTGGATCCGCTGACCCGCATCGAAGGCCATCTGCGTATTGAAGTGGAAGTTGAAGGCGGCGTGATCAAAGAGGCCCGCAGTTGCGCCACCCTCTTCCGTGGAATTGAAACCATTCTTAAAGGTCGCGATCCCCGCGATGCGCAACACTTCACCCAGCGTACCTGTGGCGTCTGCACCTATACCCACGCCCTGGCCTCCACACGCTGCCTTGAAGACGCCATCAACAAGCCCATTCCGGCCAACGCTACCTATATCCGCAACCTAGTTCTGGGCAACCAGTTCATGCACGACCACCTGGTCCACTTCTACCATCTCCACGCATTGGACTTCGTGGACGTTACGAGCGCCCTTCTGGCCGATCCCGCCAAGGCAGCCAAGCTGGCGAACTCCATTTCGCCCCGCAAGGCAACTACTGAAGAGTTTGCCGCCGTACAGGCAAAACTGAAGACCTTTGTGGCAAGCGGGCAGCTTGGCCCCTTCACCAACGCCTACTTTCTGGGCGGGCACGAAGGGTACTATATGGACCCCGAAGCCAACCTTGTGTGCACCGCCCACTACCTGCAGGCCCTGCGCGCCCAGGTGGAAGTGGCCAAGGGCATGGCCGTTTTCGGCGCCAAGAACCCGCACACCCAGTTCACTGTTGCCGGTGGCGTGACCTGCTATGAAGCCCTGACACCCGAACGCATCAAGCAGTTCCGTGAACTTTATGTCAAGGCCCGTGCCTTTATTGAAGAAGTTTACATCCCTGACCTTCTGCTGGTAGCCAGTTACTACAAGGATTGGGGTAAAATCGGCGGAACCAACAACTTCATGGCCTTTGGCGAGTTTCCCGCTCCCGGCGGCGAACGCGACCTCAACAGCCGCTGGTACAAGCCTGGCGTTATCTATGACCGCAAGGTGGGTTCTGTGCAGCCCTTCGATCCCAGCAAGATCGAAGAGCACGTGCGCCATAGCTGGTACGAGGGCAAAGCCCGTGCTCCCTTTGAAGGCGAGACCAATCCGCACTTTACCTTTATGGGCGACACGGACAAGTATTCGTGGAACAAGGCTCCGCGCTATGACGGCCACGCCGTGGAAACCGGCCCCCTTGCCCAGATGCTGGTGGCCTACGGGCACAACCACAAAACCATCAAGCCCACCATTGACGCAGTGCTCGGCAAGCTGAATCTCGGCCCCGAAGCGCTGTTCTCTACCTTGGGCCGTACTGCCGCCCGCGGCATACAGACGCTGGTCATTGCCCAGCAGATGGAAAACTGGCTTAACGAATACGAGAATAACATCGTCAAGGACAAACAGATCGTTGAAGATTACGCCGTACCGACTTCCGCACGCGGTGTTGGCTTTGCCGACGTTTCACGTGGCGGTCTCTCACACTGGATGACCATTGAAGACGGCAAGATCGACAACTTCCAGCTTGTGGTTCCCACCACCTGGAACCTGGGTCCCCGGGACGACAAGGGAGTGCCCAGCGCTGCCGAAGCCGCCCTGGTCGGCACTCCTGTGGCCGATCCCAAGCGCCCGGTAGAAATCCTGCGCACCATTCACTCCTTTGACCCCTGCATCGCCTGTTCTGTGCACGTCATTGATGGTGAAAGCAACGAAGTGCATGACTACAAGGTTCTGTAG
- a CDS encoding hydrogenase small subunit, with amino-acid sequence MRIAVGLGKEGGEERLERQGISRRDFMKFCTAVAVAMGMGPAFATDVAAALTGRRPSVVYLHAAECTGCSEALLRTYQPFIDTLILDTISLDYHETIMAAAGEAAEEALQAAVNGPDGFICLVEGAIPTGMDNKYGYIAGHTMYDICKNILPKAKAVVSIGTCACYGGIQAAKPNPTAAKGINDCYADLGVKAINVPGCPPNPLNMVGTLVAFLKGQKIELDEVGRPVMFFGQSVHDLCERRKHFDAGEFAPSFNSEEARKGWCLYDVGCKGPETYNNCPKVLFNETNWPVAAGHPCIGCSEPNFWDDMTPFYQN; translated from the coding sequence ATGCGTATTGCCGTGGGTCTGGGCAAAGAAGGCGGAGAAGAGCGTTTGGAGCGCCAGGGCATCAGCCGCCGCGATTTCATGAAATTTTGTACAGCGGTGGCCGTGGCCATGGGCATGGGACCGGCTTTTGCTACCGATGTGGCTGCCGCCCTTACCGGGCGTCGTCCTTCGGTGGTGTACCTGCACGCCGCCGAGTGCACGGGCTGTTCCGAAGCGCTGTTGCGCACCTATCAGCCCTTCATTGACACTCTTATTCTTGACACCATTTCTCTTGACTATCACGAAACCATCATGGCCGCCGCCGGTGAAGCCGCCGAAGAGGCCCTTCAGGCCGCCGTCAACGGGCCTGACGGTTTCATCTGCCTTGTCGAAGGCGCTATCCCCACGGGCATGGACAACAAGTACGGCTATATTGCCGGACACACCATGTACGACATCTGCAAAAACATCCTGCCCAAGGCCAAGGCCGTTGTCAGCATCGGCACCTGTGCCTGTTACGGCGGCATTCAGGCGGCCAAGCCCAATCCCACCGCCGCCAAGGGCATCAATGACTGCTATGCGGATCTGGGCGTCAAGGCCATCAACGTGCCTGGCTGCCCACCCAACCCCCTGAATATGGTTGGCACTCTTGTGGCTTTCCTCAAGGGCCAAAAAATCGAGCTGGACGAAGTGGGCCGCCCCGTTATGTTCTTTGGGCAGAGCGTGCATGACCTCTGCGAACGCCGCAAGCATTTCGACGCCGGTGAGTTTGCGCCTTCCTTCAATTCTGAAGAAGCGCGCAAGGGCTGGTGCCTCTACGATGTCGGCTGTAAAGGACCCGAGACCTACAACAATTGTCCCAAGGTTCTTTTCAACGAGACCAACTGGCCGGTGGCTGCCGGGCATCCCTGCATAGGCTGCAGTGAGCCCAATTTCTGGGACGATATGACGCCGTTCTACCAGAACTAG
- a CDS encoding D-alanyl-D-alanine carboxypeptidase family protein, translated as MVKKDSHATLTVEEEPCRLKDSCGQRRTENSGTSARPYPAYARHGALPWATARLAVCLLWLCLIAICAVPGGAQAAMPVRSAILINMDTGKILYAKNADMAIPPASLTKVMTMYLAMDQIRAGKIKPGEKIRITPQVAAVGGSSMHLRAGERVALSQLLTGMAVVSGNDAATAVARRVGGNDRQFVRAMNQKARALGMNRTTFKNPTGLPAAGQKTTARDMARMTRAYLRSHPSALRYHSVQLLTYRDRKTRNTNGLLGTVAGVNGLKTGWTVASGYNLIVTGQRGKTRMLAVVMGGTSRVGRDNAARRLIEAGFRHPASPKKVQQMFSARKKR; from the coding sequence ATGGTTAAAAAAGACTCTCACGCCACACTTACGGTAGAGGAAGAGCCTTGCCGCCTCAAGGACAGCTGCGGACAACGCCGTACGGAAAACAGCGGCACGTCTGCACGACCGTACCCCGCATACGCCCGCCACGGCGCACTACCGTGGGCGACTGCACGTCTGGCGGTCTGTTTGTTGTGGCTTTGCCTGATTGCCATCTGTGCAGTTCCTGGCGGCGCTCAGGCGGCCATGCCCGTGCGTTCCGCCATTCTTATCAATATGGACACCGGCAAAATTCTTTATGCCAAAAATGCGGATATGGCCATTCCCCCGGCTTCACTCACCAAGGTCATGACAATGTACCTAGCTATGGACCAGATTCGCGCGGGCAAGATCAAACCGGGTGAAAAAATCAGGATTACGCCGCAGGTAGCTGCCGTAGGCGGATCATCCATGCACTTGCGGGCAGGCGAGCGCGTCGCGCTGTCACAGCTGCTTACGGGCATGGCCGTGGTTTCCGGCAATGATGCAGCCACAGCAGTGGCCCGCCGGGTTGGTGGCAATGACCGCCAGTTTGTTCGCGCTATGAACCAGAAGGCCAGGGCCCTGGGTATGAACCGCACCACATTCAAAAACCCCACCGGGCTACCGGCCGCCGGACAGAAAACCACTGCCAGAGACATGGCGCGAATGACGAGAGCCTACCTGCGTTCTCACCCGTCTGCCCTGCGCTACCACAGTGTGCAGCTGCTCACCTATCGGGACAGAAAAACGCGCAATACCAATGGGCTGCTGGGTACGGTCGCTGGCGTCAACGGCTTGAAGACGGGCTGGACCGTAGCCTCGGGCTACAACCTTATTGTGACAGGTCAACGGGGTAAAACCCGCATGCTGGCAGTGGTTATGGGCGGCACCAGCAGAGTCGGGCGCGATAATGCCGCCCGCAGACTCATTGAGGCCGGATTCCGGCATCCGGCATCGCCTAAAAAAGTACAGCAAATGTTCTCTGCCAGAAAAAAGCGCTGA
- a CDS encoding DUF523 domain-containing protein — protein sequence MRPRYVVSACLAGIACRYDGRATPCAAVMRLMEEGRAVAACPECLGGLPTPRPACELSGQRVVNKNGEDVTTAFLLGAQAATALARQGGCTAAILKSRSPSCGCGQVYDGTFTGTLRKGDGLWADDLRRAGIALFTEERLPRDE from the coding sequence ATGCGTCCTCGTTATGTCGTCAGTGCCTGTCTGGCAGGCATTGCCTGTCGCTATGACGGGCGCGCCACGCCCTGTGCCGCAGTCATGCGCCTGATGGAAGAGGGCAGGGCTGTGGCAGCCTGCCCGGAGTGCCTCGGGGGGTTGCCAACGCCCAGGCCTGCTTGCGAATTGTCGGGGCAGCGGGTGGTAAACAAAAACGGGGAAGATGTAACCACGGCTTTTCTGCTCGGTGCGCAAGCGGCCACTGCTCTGGCCCGGCAGGGCGGCTGTACCGCCGCTATCCTTAAAAGCCGTTCACCTTCATGTGGTTGTGGTCAGGTATATGACGGCACGTTCACCGGAACATTGCGCAAAGGGGACGGGCTGTGGGCCGATGATCTGAGGCGGGCCGGCATTGCCCTGTTTACCGAAGAACGATTGCCCCGGGATGAATGA